In Streptomyces capitiformicae, one genomic interval encodes:
- a CDS encoding MOSC domain-containing protein — MKLLSLNVGRPKAVDIVEESKSVTGIDKRPVAGPVRVTAPGPKAVGASGVAGDAVCNTEHHGGNDQAVYAFAREDLDGWERELGRTLRSGTFGENLTTEGLDVSGALIGERWRIGAEVILEVTTGRVPCLNFQQHMGERGWVKRFTRKGAPGAYLRVIQPGEIRAGDPIEIVHRPDHDITVALTFRATMSEHALLPRLLAAGEALHPEVLESARKYAAKQAVAEEG; from the coding sequence ATGAAGCTTCTGTCACTGAACGTGGGACGTCCCAAGGCCGTCGACATCGTGGAAGAGTCGAAGAGCGTGACGGGCATCGACAAGCGACCGGTGGCCGGGCCGGTACGGGTGACGGCGCCAGGGCCCAAGGCGGTCGGCGCCAGTGGGGTGGCCGGGGACGCGGTGTGCAACACGGAGCACCACGGAGGTAACGATCAGGCGGTCTATGCCTTCGCGCGCGAGGACCTGGACGGATGGGAGCGAGAACTGGGCCGCACCCTGCGCAGCGGTACCTTCGGCGAGAACCTCACGACCGAGGGGCTCGACGTCTCCGGTGCGCTGATCGGCGAGCGCTGGCGGATCGGCGCCGAGGTGATCCTGGAGGTCACCACCGGCCGTGTCCCCTGCCTCAACTTCCAGCAGCACATGGGTGAGCGGGGCTGGGTCAAACGCTTTACGCGGAAGGGTGCACCCGGGGCGTATCTGCGGGTGATCCAGCCGGGCGAGATCCGTGCGGGCGACCCGATCGAGATCGTCCACCGCCCGGACCACGACATCACCGTCGCCCTCACCTTCCGGGCCACGATGTCCGAACACGCGCTGCTGCCACGGCTGTTGGCCGCAGGGGAGGCGTTGCACCCGGAGGTGCTGGAGAGCGCGCGGAAGTATGCGGCGAAGCAGGCCGTGGCCGAGGAGGGCTGA
- a CDS encoding multicopper oxidase family protein, which translates to MSRIKRVLIVLSSVVTVVVLIVGGLFTWLWAGADVSTVGKVAFDKELAIPPLARSSVGKDGTRVFDLRMQAGETEFEEGRKTPTWGFNGSYLGPTLRAERGEKVRVRVRNSLGEASTVHWHGMHLPARMDGGPHQMVAPGATWSPRWTVNQPAATLWYHPHPHGATEQHVARGLAGLFLVDDKESAKLALPKEYGVDDLPVIVQDVRFDGAEFDHDHDFMGDLGFLGDRTLVNGTLNPYREVHDELIRLRLLNASTARTYDFGFPDGRAFALVATDGGLLERPASMDRVQLSPGERAEIVVRMRAGERVTLRSFPQDNYGDAWQRRFGGGDDSFDVLELRAADRLRPSAELPSALGELEIPDGEGAAVRGRHFDLKLSGINGRDMEMSRVDETVTRGTTEVWTVRNSNGMPHNFHVHDVQFRVLEVNGKTPPPALRGPKDTVFLPHGTTMKLALRFDGPADPDTPYMYHCHLLYHEDQGMMGQFVVVEKGQRAGIPAGHAAHAHDGR; encoded by the coding sequence ATGTCGCGGATCAAGCGTGTCCTCATCGTGCTCAGCTCGGTCGTCACCGTCGTGGTGCTGATCGTCGGCGGCCTGTTCACATGGCTGTGGGCCGGCGCCGACGTCAGCACGGTCGGCAAGGTCGCGTTCGACAAGGAGCTGGCGATACCTCCGCTCGCGCGGTCGTCCGTCGGCAAGGACGGCACACGCGTCTTCGACCTGCGCATGCAGGCGGGCGAGACGGAGTTCGAGGAGGGCCGGAAGACACCGACCTGGGGCTTCAACGGCTCCTATCTCGGACCCACGCTGCGTGCCGAGCGCGGCGAGAAGGTCCGCGTGCGGGTACGGAACAGTCTGGGCGAGGCGTCCACCGTCCACTGGCACGGCATGCATCTGCCCGCGCGCATGGACGGCGGCCCCCATCAGATGGTCGCCCCCGGCGCCACCTGGAGTCCGCGGTGGACGGTGAACCAGCCGGCGGCGACCCTCTGGTACCACCCCCACCCGCACGGCGCGACCGAACAGCACGTGGCACGGGGCCTGGCCGGGCTGTTCCTCGTCGACGACAAGGAGTCCGCGAAGCTCGCCCTGCCGAAGGAGTACGGCGTGGACGATCTGCCCGTCATCGTGCAGGACGTGCGGTTCGACGGCGCCGAGTTCGACCACGACCACGATTTCATGGGCGACCTGGGCTTCCTGGGCGACCGCACCCTGGTCAACGGCACCCTGAATCCCTATCGGGAAGTCCACGACGAGCTCATACGCCTGCGGCTGCTCAACGCCTCCACGGCACGCACCTACGACTTCGGCTTCCCGGACGGCCGCGCCTTCGCCCTGGTCGCGACGGACGGGGGTCTGCTGGAGCGGCCGGCGTCCATGGACCGGGTGCAGCTGTCGCCGGGCGAGCGGGCCGAGATCGTCGTACGGATGCGGGCGGGCGAACGCGTGACGCTGCGCAGCTTCCCGCAGGACAACTACGGGGACGCCTGGCAGCGCCGGTTCGGCGGGGGCGACGACTCCTTCGACGTACTGGAGCTGCGGGCGGCCGACCGGCTGCGCCCATCGGCCGAGCTTCCCTCCGCTCTGGGCGAGTTGGAAATACCCGACGGCGAGGGCGCCGCGGTACGGGGCAGGCACTTCGACCTGAAGCTGTCCGGGATCAACGGGCGGGACATGGAGATGAGCCGCGTCGACGAGACGGTCACGCGGGGTACGACGGAGGTGTGGACGGTCCGCAACAGCAACGGGATGCCGCACAACTTCCATGTGCACGACGTGCAGTTCAGGGTTCTGGAGGTCAATGGGAAGACACCGCCGCCAGCGCTGCGCGGCCCCAAGGACACGGTGTTCCTGCCGCACGGGACGACCATGAAGCTCGCCCTCCGCTTCGACGGCCCGGCGGACCCGGACACGCCGTACATGTACCACTGCCATCTGCTGTACCACGAGGACCAGGGGATGATGGGACAGTTCGTGGTGGTGGAGAAGGGGCAGCGGGCCGGCATACCGGCGGGGCACGCGGCGCACGCCCATGACGGTCGGTGA
- a CDS encoding SDR family NAD(P)-dependent oxidoreductase: MTTALITGSTAGIGAAFARRLAADGHDLVLVARDTKRLREQATELHDRHGIEAEVLTADLATDDGIEAVAARLGDRKNPVDLLVNNAGFGNKGHFLDVSMADELKMLKVHCEAVLRLTSAATEAMRERGRGGVVNVASVAAFVPRGTYGASKAWVVQFTQGAARDLNGSGVRLMALCPGFVRTEFHQRAGMGTDNIPGWMWLDADKLVTAALADMSRGKTVSIPDPRYKALMGVVKVVPRGLLGGISSKTGRKYGPQ, encoded by the coding sequence ATGACAACGGCTCTGATTACGGGATCGACGGCGGGTATCGGTGCCGCCTTCGCGCGGCGGCTGGCGGCGGACGGACACGACCTCGTCCTGGTGGCGCGTGACACCAAGCGGCTGCGTGAGCAGGCCACGGAGTTGCACGACCGGCACGGCATCGAGGCCGAGGTGCTCACCGCGGACCTGGCGACGGACGACGGCATCGAAGCGGTGGCCGCGCGGCTGGGCGACCGGAAGAACCCGGTCGACCTGCTGGTCAACAACGCGGGCTTCGGCAACAAGGGCCACTTCCTCGACGTTTCGATGGCTGACGAGCTGAAGATGCTCAAGGTGCACTGCGAGGCGGTGCTCCGTCTGACCTCGGCGGCGACCGAGGCCATGCGGGAGCGGGGCCGGGGCGGGGTCGTCAACGTGGCGTCGGTCGCCGCCTTCGTGCCGCGCGGCACCTACGGGGCGTCGAAGGCGTGGGTCGTGCAGTTCACGCAGGGCGCGGCCCGGGATCTGAACGGCAGCGGGGTGCGGCTGATGGCCCTGTGCCCGGGGTTCGTGCGTACGGAGTTCCATCAGCGGGCCGGAATGGGGACGGACAACATCCCTGGGTGGATGTGGCTCGACGCGGACAAGCTGGTGACGGCCGCCCTGGCGGACATGTCCCGCGGGAAGACCGTCTCCATCCCCGACCCGCGTTACAAGGCCCTGATGGGTGTGGTGAAGGTGGTGCCGCGAGGGCTGCTCGGCGGGATCAGCTCGAAGACGGGACGCAAGTACGGGCCGCAGTAG
- a CDS encoding ester cyclase — MTFVQLIDCRTSRFDEMNRLMDSWVEQTKGKRTATHNIIGKDRSDAAHFIEIVEFPSYEEAMRNSNLPETDRIFQEMVALCDEMPTFTDLDVVRDEQLYAATARRFFEALATKGELPPLNDVLVEDYHDHDPSNPQDTIGMDAMRREVGMWRGAFDFSFTVEDQIAQGDRVCTRWSWNATHKGDFLGIPATGKKVSMTGATIHRCTADGKIAEGWWQYDRLGLMSQLGALEDLER, encoded by the coding sequence ATGACATTTGTGCAGCTCATCGACTGTAGGACCAGTCGGTTCGATGAGATGAACCGGCTGATGGACTCGTGGGTCGAGCAGACCAAGGGCAAGCGGACGGCGACGCACAACATCATCGGGAAGGACCGGTCCGACGCGGCGCACTTCATCGAGATCGTGGAGTTCCCGTCGTACGAGGAGGCGATGCGGAACTCGAACCTGCCGGAGACCGATCGCATCTTCCAGGAGATGGTGGCGCTCTGCGACGAGATGCCCACCTTCACGGACCTGGATGTCGTACGGGACGAGCAGTTGTACGCGGCGACCGCGCGCAGGTTCTTCGAGGCGCTGGCCACGAAGGGTGAACTACCGCCGCTCAACGACGTGCTCGTCGAGGACTACCACGACCACGATCCCTCCAACCCGCAGGACACGATAGGCATGGACGCCATGAGGCGCGAGGTCGGGATGTGGCGGGGCGCGTTCGACTTCTCGTTCACGGTCGAGGACCAGATCGCGCAGGGTGACCGGGTGTGCACCCGGTGGTCCTGGAACGCGACGCACAAGGGCGATTTCCTCGGGATCCCGGCCACCGGGAAGAAGGTCTCCATGACCGGGGCGACCATTCACCGGTGCACGGCAGACGGGAAGATCGCCGAGGGCTGGTGGCAGTACGACAGGCTCGGGCTGATGAGCCAGCTGGGCGCCTTGGAGGATCTGGAGCGGTAG
- the groL gene encoding chaperonin GroEL (60 kDa chaperone family; promotes refolding of misfolded polypeptides especially under stressful conditions; forms two stacked rings of heptamers to form a barrel-shaped 14mer; ends can be capped by GroES; misfolded proteins enter the barrel where they are refolded when GroES binds), with protein MAKILKFDEDARRALERGVNKLADTVKVTIGPKGRNVVIDKKFGAPTITNDGVTIAREVEVEDPYENLGAQLVKEVATKTNDIAGDGTTTATVLAQALVREGLKNVAAGASPAALKKGIDAAVAAVSEDLLASARPIEEKSDIAAVAALSAQDQQVGELIAEAMDKVGKDGVITVEESNTFGLELDFTEGMAFDKGYLSPYFVTDQERMEAVLDEPYILIHQGKIGAIADLLPLLEKVIQSNASKPLLIIAEDVEGEALSTLVVNKIRGTFNAVAVKAPGFGDRRKAMLQDMATLTGATVISEEVGLKLDQVGIDVLGSARRITVTKDDTTIVDGAGNSEDVQGRVAQIKSEIENTDSDWDREKLQERLAKLAGGVCVIKVGAATEVELKEKKHRLEDAISATRAAVEEGIVSGGGSALVHAVKVLEGNLDKTGDEATGVAVVRKAAVEPLRWIAENAGLEGYVITSKVAELDKGQGFNAATGEYGDLVKQGVIDPVKVTRSALENAASIASLLLTTETLVVEKKEEEPAEAGHGHGHGHAH; from the coding sequence ATGGCGAAGATCCTGAAGTTCGACGAGGACGCCCGTCGCGCCCTCGAGCGCGGCGTCAACAAGCTTGCCGACACGGTCAAGGTGACGATCGGCCCCAAGGGCCGCAACGTCGTCATCGACAAGAAGTTCGGCGCCCCCACCATCACCAACGACGGTGTGACCATCGCCCGCGAGGTCGAGGTCGAGGACCCGTACGAGAACCTCGGCGCCCAGCTGGTGAAGGAGGTGGCGACCAAGACCAACGACATCGCGGGTGACGGCACCACCACCGCCACCGTGCTCGCCCAGGCGCTGGTGCGCGAGGGCCTGAAGAACGTCGCCGCCGGTGCCTCCCCGGCCGCCCTGAAGAAGGGCATCGACGCCGCCGTCGCGGCCGTCTCCGAGGACCTGCTCGCGTCGGCCCGTCCGATCGAGGAGAAGTCCGACATCGCCGCCGTCGCCGCGCTGTCCGCCCAGGACCAGCAGGTCGGCGAGCTCATCGCCGAGGCGATGGACAAGGTCGGCAAGGACGGTGTCATCACCGTCGAGGAGTCCAACACCTTCGGTCTGGAGCTGGACTTCACCGAGGGCATGGCCTTCGACAAGGGCTACCTGTCGCCGTACTTCGTCACGGACCAGGAGCGCATGGAGGCCGTCCTCGACGAGCCCTACATCCTCATCCACCAGGGCAAGATCGGCGCCATCGCCGACCTGCTGCCGCTGCTGGAGAAGGTCATCCAGTCCAACGCCTCGAAGCCGCTGCTGATCATCGCCGAGGACGTCGAGGGCGAGGCCCTGTCGACCCTCGTGGTCAACAAGATCCGCGGCACGTTCAACGCCGTCGCGGTCAAGGCCCCCGGCTTCGGCGACCGCCGCAAGGCGATGCTGCAGGACATGGCGACCCTCACCGGCGCCACGGTCATCTCCGAGGAGGTCGGCCTCAAGCTCGACCAGGTCGGCATCGACGTGCTCGGCTCCGCCCGCCGCATCACCGTCACCAAGGACGACACCACGATCGTCGACGGCGCCGGCAACTCCGAGGACGTCCAGGGCCGCGTCGCCCAGATCAAGTCCGAGATCGAGAACACCGACTCCGACTGGGACCGTGAGAAGCTCCAGGAGCGCCTCGCGAAGCTGGCCGGCGGCGTGTGCGTGATCAAGGTCGGCGCCGCCACCGAGGTGGAGCTGAAGGAGAAGAAGCACCGTCTGGAGGACGCCATCTCCGCGACCCGCGCCGCGGTCGAGGAGGGCATCGTCTCCGGTGGTGGCTCCGCGCTCGTCCACGCCGTCAAGGTCCTCGAGGGCAACCTCGACAAGACCGGCGACGAGGCCACCGGTGTCGCCGTCGTCCGCAAGGCCGCCGTCGAGCCGCTGCGCTGGATCGCGGAGAACGCGGGCCTGGAGGGTTACGTCATCACCTCCAAGGTCGCCGAGCTGGACAAGGGCCAGGGATTCAACGCCGCCACCGGCGAGTACGGCGACCTGGTGAAGCAGGGCGTCATCGACCCGGTCAAGGTCACCCGCTCCGCCCTGGAGAACGCCGCCTCCATCGCCTCCCTCCTCCTCACGACCGAGACCCTGGTCGTCGAGAAGAAGGAAGAGGAGCCGGCCGAGGCGGGCCACGGCCACGGTCACGGCCACGCCCACTGA
- the groES gene encoding co-chaperone GroES, translating to MTTASSKVAIKPLEDRIVVQPLDAEQTTASGLVIPDTAKEKPQEGVVLAVGPGRFENGERLPLDVKTGDIVLYSKYGGTEVKYNGEEYLVLSARDVLAIIEK from the coding sequence GTGACGACCGCCAGCTCCAAGGTTGCCATCAAGCCGCTCGAGGACCGCATTGTGGTCCAGCCGCTGGACGCCGAGCAGACCACGGCCTCTGGCCTGGTCATCCCGGACACCGCCAAGGAGAAGCCCCAGGAGGGCGTCGTCCTGGCCGTGGGCCCGGGTCGGTTCGAGAACGGCGAGCGCCTGCCGCTCGACGTCAAGACCGGCGACATCGTGCTGTACAGCAAGTACGGCGGCACCGAGGTGAAGTACAACGGCGAGGAGTACCTCGTCCTCTCGGCTCGCGACGTTCTCGCGATCATCGAGAAGTAA
- a CDS encoding polysaccharide deacetylase family protein codes for MRRRRGPRRARGPHLLPAGAATLLAAALLAAGCGERPAAPADPAAGPGPRSDPAVPDPHHAPNPSPPPYRRWGLSAPLAPAPSNPDRPPAPRAAGPGLPPVVDHIPTRDRVVFLTYDDGAEKDPRFVDMVRELRLPVSLFLTDSVVGPGYGHFARLRAVGATVQNHTLDHTALRGLPYAGQRAEICGQQNKLRQRFGIRPTLFRPPYGAYDTTTLRAAADCGISAVVLWRASMRITDLPRTTGDPRTTGDPRTTGDRLRPGDIVLALPHPRLRPSGGTLTRGPDQLKGATLTQMTTRLLRRIQEQGLTVGRLEDYL; via the coding sequence GTGAGGCGGCGGCGGGGTCCACGCCGGGCGCGTGGGCCGCACCTCCTGCCGGCGGGCGCTGCGACCCTGCTGGCGGCCGCGCTCCTTGCCGCCGGCTGCGGCGAGCGGCCCGCCGCCCCCGCCGATCCCGCCGCAGGTCCGGGCCCCCGCTCCGACCCGGCCGTCCCCGACCCCCACCACGCCCCCAACCCCTCCCCACCGCCGTACCGCCGCTGGGGCCTGTCCGCCCCCCTCGCCCCCGCGCCTAGCAACCCCGACCGGCCACCCGCCCCACGTGCGGCGGGGCCCGGGCTGCCGCCGGTCGTCGATCACATCCCCACCCGGGACAGAGTCGTCTTCCTGACGTACGACGACGGGGCCGAGAAGGACCCGCGATTCGTGGACATGGTGCGTGAACTGCGGCTTCCGGTGAGCTTGTTCCTCACGGACAGCGTGGTGGGTCCGGGGTACGGCCACTTCGCCCGGCTCCGCGCGGTCGGCGCGACCGTACAGAACCACACTCTCGACCACACCGCTCTGCGTGGCCTGCCGTACGCCGGGCAACGGGCCGAGATCTGCGGACAGCAGAACAAACTCAGACAGCGCTTCGGTATCCGCCCGACCCTCTTCCGCCCGCCCTACGGCGCCTACGACACCACCACGCTCCGCGCCGCCGCCGACTGCGGCATCTCGGCGGTCGTCCTGTGGCGCGCGTCCATGCGGATCACCGACCTCCCCCGCACCACCGGCGACCCCCGCACCACCGGCGACCCCCGCACCACCGGCGACCGCCTCCGCCCCGGCGACATCGTCCTGGCCCTCCCCCACCCTCGGCTTCGCCCGAGCGGGGGGACCCTCACCCGGGGTCCCGACCAGTTGAAGGGCGCCACGCTCACGCAGATGACGACCCGGCTGCTGCGCCGGATCCAGGAGCAGGGCCTGACGGTGGGGCGCCTGGAGGACTACCTCTGA
- a CDS encoding polysaccharide deacetylase family protein: MVSGCAEGGSNGGSREDSAEASKEGSGAERTRPFHGQPGGRRPLVAPAARALDAYAAKLRRSHAARVAAAKRWGLAELPLTPPVPPERKPVLETRKGFEVDRHVQDGLPPVFTTIPTRDKVVFLTIDDGAEKDPAFLRMMSELKIPYSAFLSDYLIKEDYGYFERMRDRGVVLNNHTLNHRLMRALPYAAQKREICGMQDVIEKRYGTRPTLFRPPYGSYDQDTLRAAKVCGIRAVPLWNEEVFADRWEYRESDRALRPGDIVLSHFRGRGDWKGTMPDMIRRFLDLVTAKGYAVARLEDYL; the protein is encoded by the coding sequence ATGGTGTCCGGGTGTGCCGAGGGCGGCTCCAACGGCGGTTCCCGGGAGGACTCCGCAGAGGCCTCCAAAGAAGGCTCCGGGGCCGAACGCACGCGGCCTTTCCACGGTCAGCCCGGTGGTCGCCGGCCCCTTGTCGCACCCGCAGCCCGCGCCCTCGATGCCTACGCCGCGAAGCTCCGCCGGTCGCATGCGGCCCGGGTCGCCGCCGCGAAGCGCTGGGGGCTGGCCGAGCTGCCGCTGACCCCGCCCGTGCCGCCGGAGAGGAAGCCGGTCCTCGAGACCCGTAAGGGATTCGAGGTCGACCGGCATGTGCAGGACGGACTGCCGCCGGTCTTCACCACCATCCCCACCCGTGACAAGGTCGTCTTCCTCACCATCGACGACGGCGCCGAGAAGGACCCCGCGTTCCTGCGGATGATGAGCGAGCTGAAGATCCCGTACAGCGCGTTCCTCAGCGACTACCTGATCAAGGAAGACTACGGCTACTTCGAGCGCATGCGCGACCGTGGCGTCGTCCTCAACAACCACACCCTCAACCACCGCCTCATGCGCGCCCTCCCCTACGCCGCCCAGAAGCGCGAGATCTGCGGCATGCAGGACGTCATCGAGAAGCGGTACGGCACCCGGCCCACGCTCTTCCGGCCGCCGTACGGCAGCTACGACCAGGACACCCTGCGCGCCGCCAAGGTCTGCGGCATCAGGGCCGTCCCCCTCTGGAACGAGGAGGTCTTCGCCGACCGCTGGGAATACCGCGAGTCGGACCGCGCCCTCCGCCCGGGCGACATCGTCCTCAGCCACTTCCGGGGCCGCGGCGACTGGAAGGGCACCATGCCCGACATGATCCGCCGCTTCCTCGACCTGGTGACCGCCAAGGGGTACGCGGTGGCCCGGCTGGAGGACTACCTGTGA
- a CDS encoding class I SAM-dependent methyltransferase → MNDLDPATFLIPLLTPEGHALLDEVRGTEPARELAVATRLRRDHPAALVSAAMAQAQLRQRAVAKFGAADAERMFFTPNGVEQSTRASVATYRARCFQALGVRSVADLCCGIGGDAIALARAGIRVLAVDRDPLTAAVARANADALGLADLIEVREADVTDIDTSPYDAVFVDPARRGGRGRIFDPEAYSPPLSWAVATALKSPRAALKIAPGIPHEAVPAEAEAEWISDGGDVKEAVLWFGTGTEGAVRATLLPGPHTLPGRGLPDPDVRPVGRYLYEPDGAVIRAHLVAEVAEALGGGLIDPTIAYVTADEHHVTPYATAYEITDRLPFNVKKLKAMLREREVGVLTVKKRGSAVEPEELRKKVEPQGPNSATVFLTRVAGAPTMLIGHPVRT, encoded by the coding sequence GTGAACGACCTCGATCCCGCCACCTTCCTCATCCCCCTCCTCACCCCCGAGGGGCACGCCCTCCTGGACGAGGTGCGCGGCACCGAGCCGGCGCGGGAGCTGGCCGTGGCGACCCGGCTGCGCCGCGACCACCCCGCCGCCCTCGTCTCGGCCGCGATGGCCCAGGCACAGCTGCGGCAGCGGGCGGTGGCGAAGTTCGGGGCGGCGGACGCGGAGCGGATGTTCTTCACGCCGAACGGGGTCGAACAGTCGACCCGGGCAAGCGTGGCCACGTACCGCGCCCGGTGTTTCCAGGCGCTCGGCGTGCGCTCCGTCGCCGACCTGTGTTGCGGCATCGGCGGCGACGCGATCGCCCTCGCCCGGGCCGGCATCCGGGTCCTGGCCGTCGACCGCGACCCGCTGACGGCGGCGGTGGCCCGCGCCAACGCCGACGCGCTCGGCCTCGCCGACCTGATCGAGGTACGGGAGGCGGACGTCACGGACATCGACACCTCCCCGTACGACGCGGTCTTCGTCGACCCGGCCAGACGCGGCGGCCGAGGCCGGATCTTCGACCCCGAGGCGTACTCACCCCCGCTCTCCTGGGCCGTCGCCACCGCCCTCAAGTCCCCGCGCGCCGCACTGAAGATCGCCCCCGGCATCCCTCACGAGGCGGTCCCCGCCGAGGCCGAGGCCGAGTGGATCTCGGACGGCGGGGACGTGAAGGAGGCGGTGCTGTGGTTCGGCACGGGCACGGAGGGCGCCGTCCGCGCGACCCTCCTCCCCGGCCCGCACACCCTCCCCGGCCGCGGCCTCCCCGACCCCGACGTCCGTCCGGTGGGGCGCTACCTCTACGAGCCCGACGGCGCCGTCATCCGGGCCCACCTCGTCGCCGAGGTCGCCGAGGCCCTGGGGGGCGGCCTGATCGACCCCACCATCGCCTACGTCACCGCCGACGAGCACCACGTCACCCCATACGCCACCGCCTACGAGATCACCGACCGACTCCCCTTCAACGTCAAGAAGTTGAAGGCCATGCTGAGGGAACGCGAGGTCGGCGTCCTGACCGTGAAGAAGCGGGGCTCGGCCGTCGAGCCGGAGGAGCTGCGCAAGAAGGTCGAGCCCCAGGGCCCGAACTCGGCGACGGTCTTCCTGACCCGGGTCGCGGGGGCACCGACGATGCTGATCGGGCATCCGGTCAGGACATAG
- a CDS encoding RNA polymerase sigma factor, with product MTPQPTGPAQSALNAIDTVFRLESPRVIAGVARIVRDVGIAEELAQDALVAALEQWPRDGVPDNPGAWLMATAKHRAIDLVRRRERYARKLAEVGRDLEAAGPHLDEPSALHDPDDIDDDLLRLVFTACHPVLSAQARIALTLRLLGGLTTPEIARAFLAPEATVAQRIVRAKRTLAAKAVAFEVPYGPDRQARLNSVLEVIYLIFNEGYAATAGDDLLRPALCEDALRLARQLAGLMPKEPEVHGLVALLELQESRAAARTGPSGEPVLLKDQDRRRWNRLLITRGFTALGRANALSPGAPGPYALQAAIAACHAQAYSYEETDWPKIATLYALLAARSPSPVVELNRAVAVSMADGPEPALEIVDRLATEPALRDYHLLPSVRGDLLRRLGRTAEARAEFERAAGLARNERERGLLLRKAAASEE from the coding sequence GTGACACCACAGCCCACCGGCCCCGCCCAGTCGGCCCTGAACGCCATCGACACCGTCTTCCGGCTCGAATCCCCCCGCGTCATCGCCGGCGTCGCCCGGATCGTGCGGGACGTCGGTATCGCCGAGGAGCTGGCGCAGGACGCGCTGGTCGCGGCGCTGGAGCAGTGGCCGCGGGACGGGGTTCCGGACAACCCGGGCGCCTGGCTCATGGCCACGGCCAAGCACCGCGCGATCGACCTCGTACGGCGCCGGGAACGGTACGCCCGGAAGCTCGCGGAGGTGGGCCGGGACCTGGAGGCGGCGGGGCCGCACCTCGACGAGCCGTCCGCCCTTCATGACCCTGACGACATCGACGACGACCTGCTCCGCCTCGTCTTCACCGCCTGCCACCCGGTGCTGTCCGCCCAGGCCCGTATCGCCCTCACGCTCCGCCTCCTCGGCGGCCTGACCACGCCGGAGATCGCCCGCGCCTTCCTCGCCCCGGAGGCGACCGTCGCCCAGCGCATCGTGCGCGCCAAACGGACCCTCGCGGCCAAGGCCGTCGCCTTCGAGGTGCCCTACGGTCCGGACCGCCAGGCCCGGCTGAACTCCGTACTGGAGGTCATCTACCTCATCTTCAACGAGGGGTACGCGGCCACCGCCGGTGACGACCTGCTGCGCCCGGCCCTGTGCGAGGACGCCCTGCGGCTGGCCCGGCAGCTGGCGGGGCTGATGCCCAAGGAACCCGAAGTACACGGCCTGGTGGCCCTGTTGGAGCTCCAGGAGTCGCGAGCCGCCGCCCGCACCGGCCCGTCCGGCGAGCCGGTCCTCCTCAAGGACCAGGACCGGCGCCGCTGGAACCGCCTCCTCATCACCCGTGGCTTCACCGCCCTCGGCCGCGCCAACGCCCTCTCCCCGGGCGCCCCCGGCCCGTACGCCCTCCAGGCGGCCATCGCCGCATGCCACGCCCAGGCCTACAGCTACGAGGAGACGGACTGGCCGAAGATCGCCACCCTCTACGCCCTGCTCGCCGCCCGCTCCCCGTCCCCCGTCGTCGAACTCAACCGCGCGGTCGCCGTCTCGATGGCCGACGGCCCGGAACCCGCCCTGGAGATCGTCGACCGCCTCGCCACCGAACCCGCCCTGCGCGACTACCACTTGCTGCCGAGCGTCCGCGGCGATCTGCTGCGACGGCTGGGCCGTACGGCGGAGGCCCGGGCCGAGTTCGAACGCGCGGCGGGGCTGGCGCGGAACGAGCGGGAGCGGGGGCTGCTGCTGCGGAAGGCGGCCGCCAGCGAGGAGTAG
- a CDS encoding YciI family protein encodes MPRYLSMVRLDESTVPAEGPSPELMQRMGDLLEEITKAGVMLDTAGLMPTAQGKRVRWEGGELSVTDGPFTETKEVVGGYALMQCKDMAEAVEWAKRFLKMHEEHWTVTCEVREIQEG; translated from the coding sequence ATGCCGCGTTATCTGTCGATGGTCCGGCTCGACGAGTCCACCGTGCCCGCCGAGGGCCCGAGCCCCGAGCTGATGCAGCGGATGGGGGACCTGCTGGAGGAGATCACCAAGGCGGGGGTCATGCTCGACACCGCCGGGCTGATGCCGACCGCGCAGGGAAAGAGGGTGCGCTGGGAGGGCGGCGAACTGTCGGTCACCGACGGGCCGTTCACCGAGACCAAGGAGGTCGTGGGCGGCTACGCGCTCATGCAGTGCAAGGACATGGCCGAGGCCGTCGAGTGGGCCAAGCGGTTCCTGAAGATGCACGAGGAGCACTGGACGGTCACGTGCGAGGTGCGGGAGATCCAGGAGGGCTGA